The window AGTCTCCTTAGATAATAAGGCAGAGGCAAATATCATTAACTCACCTATTATTATGAATATGCCCCAATACAGGTAGAAGGATGGGTTACTTATGGTTGAGATAAGGAGTAGAAGCGCTGTGCTCCAATTACCCACTATGAAGCCACCGTTGAATGAAAAGCCCACTCCAGTGCTCCTAACATCAGTGGAGAACTTTTCAGATAAGTAAGCTGGAATTACACCATATACGCCAGTGGTTAGGAAGGCTATTAGACTTGCTAAAGCCATTGTTCCATAAAAGCCGTAGGCGTGAGTAAGGATAAGGTACGTCACCGGTATTGAAGCAATCACTGCAGCTACTGAGAAGATGATCATGGTTAACCTCCTACCTATCATATCACTAATGAAGCCTGACGTCAGGTAACCCAACAATGATATTAATATTGATACTATGACAACGTAGAGGAAGTAGGGGAATTTTAGGAAATTGTGGTATGAGAGTACTGTTGGGTAGAAGCCCAGCGTTAAGCCGTAAACCCAAGCTATCCCAGTCATAGCCAACACTCCTGTTAATGCTCCGAGCCTATACGCTGGGTTTCTTAATATGGTTGTGAATGGAGCCTTATTAATGCCCCTCTCCTTACTAACCCTCTCCCACATTGCTGATTCAGGCATTGAAAGCCTAACAATTAAGCCTACTATGGCTGGTATTAAGCCTATCCAAAACATCCACCTCCACCCAATCTGCGTGAATGATGAGGATGGTATAATATAGTGAAGGCTGAGGTAAATTAATGCAGCCAGCGTGTACCCTATTGGGTAACCACTTTGGAGGAATGCACCCCATGCACCCCTCCTCTCCCTATCAACCGACTCAACTAGAATGGCGGCGCTATTCCCATACTCACCCCCAGCAAATGTACCTGTTATAATCCTGAAGATGAATAATAGAACTGGTGCCAATACGCCTACTTGATCATAGGTGGGTAGGAAGCCCGTGGCGAAGACTATTAGGCCTAGTCCAGTTAATGTTATGACCATGGTGTTCCTCCTACCAATCCTATCCCCAAGCCTACCGAAGATTACACCGCCAATTGGCCTAAAGACGAAGGTAGTAGTGTATATGCTCCATGTACCCACTATGGCTAACCCATACTTGGCTGGGAAGAAGACATCAGCCATAACAGGCACTAGGAGGAACATCATGCTTAAGTCGAAGGCATCCATAATCCAGCCAACCAGTGAACCAACGTAAACCCTCCTAGCAATACTAGTCTCCCTAACCCAGGTACTCATGAAGCTGGAGCAAAGTGAGTTCACTTTATAAATCCTTTCAAGTGAACGAGGGACTTAGTTATGGGAAATAAATAATGATGAAGTGAACCACCTAACACCCTTACTAAGGCGTGTTTTTAAAGCCCAATGCCTTCCCCACACTATGGATCCTAAGTTGGCTGCCGCTAAGGCTGCGCTTAAGTACGTTGAAAGCGGGTATGTGGTTGGTGTTGGTTCAGGTTCCACAGCATTGGTCTTCCTCAATGAGTTAGCTGAGGCTATTAAAGGTGGTTTAATATCAAACGTGAGGCTTGTGGCCACTTCCACTGAAACTGAGTATGAGATCGTTAGGTTAGGGCTTGGGGAACTGCTTAGGTACCCCTGGCAGGTTAATGGAATCACCGTCGCAGTGGATGGTGCCGATGAGGTTGATGAGGGTAAGAACCTTGTGAAGGGTGGGGGTGGGGCTTTAACTAGGGAGAAAATTATTGACTATTGGGCTGATGAGTTCATAGTGATTGTTGATGAATCGAAACTGGTGGATAAGGTGCCTAGTAGGCACCCAATACCAATTGAGGTAGTGCCCTACGCCTGGCCCATGGTTAAGGCTAAGCTTGAGAAGGAGTACGGTGGCTCAGCGGAGTTAAGGTACTCCTCAAGTAAGAGGGGGCCTGTGGTCACTGATAACTGCAATTACGTAATTGACTATAGGCCTAGTTTAAGGATTGAGCCAAGTGAAGGTGAGAGGATTATTAAGGGTATTCCAGGCGTTGTTGAGGTTGGCTTATTCAATGGGCTTAAGGTTTCCAGGGTTATTGTAGGTAAGAGTGATGGTTCGGTTTACGAGTTTAAGTAGGCTTCAACCGCATAGTTAAATACTTAAGTAGCCAACGTTAACCAATGAGGAGGGTTGTAGTAGCCGTAACGGGGGCCTCAGGTGTAATATATGGCTTAAGACTCCTTGAACACCTTAGGAGGGTTAATGATGTGGAGGTTCACCTAGTTGTTTCCAAGTCAGCTTCTAAGGTTCTCCAGCATGAGTTGGGTTTAGGCGTAGGTGACTTAGTTAAACTAGCCCATAGGGCCTATGATGATGGGGAACTTGATGCACCAATAGCCAGTGGTTCATTTAACTTTCAGGCAATGGCAATAGCACCCTGCTCAATGAAGACGCTTGCCGCTATAGCCCATGGTTACGCATCCAACTTAATCACCAGGGCGGCTGATGTCGCCCTTAAGGAGAGGAGGAGGTTAATACTGTTGATTAGGGAAGCCCCCTATAGCCTAATTCACATTAGAAACATGGAGCTAGTTACCCAAGCTGGGGCTATAGTAATGCCCGCTAGCCCACCATTCTACGGTAAGCCAAGGACAATAGATGACTTGGTTAACGCAGTGGTGGGTAGGGTAATTGCCCTTATGGGCATTGAGAATAACCTTTACCCCATATGGGGTGGTTAATCACTTAGTGTTAGTTGGGGTATTATGGACTAGGTTCCTTATCCTAGTCACTATACTATTATTCCTAGCCTCCCCCAACGCCGCATCAAACCTACTACCCAACTCCCTAATTGTTTCACCAATCTCCCAGGGAAATATTATCCAGGCCGTTGCCTCCCCAGCGTAGTAGTTGGGCCTAAACCTTGTCCACGGCTTAATCATTAGTGTTGCTGTCCTAATCTCAATAGCCCCCTGCTCCTTCAGGTAATTGTAGGCGACTGATAGTGTCGTACCTGTATCTGAAACATCATCAACAAGCAGTATTCTCAAACCCTTAACGCTAACCGGCAGTGGTTGAGCTATCCTTGCCTCCTCCCCTCGATCATTAATCCCCCTGTAGAGCTTAACCTCTATGGAAGTCATGTTACCTATCCCAAGTATGTCCTCAATTATTTTAGCTATAACAACCCCTCCTCTAGCCACCCCTACTACTATGTTTGGCTTATAGTTATCTTTCACTATTGATTCAGACACCTTAATGGTTAAATCCATCACATCATCCCACGACAAATACTTAAATTCTACCATTAAATTCATTTTACTTAACCCCTTATAAACCTTACTCTCCCAATACCCTAATACATATTAAGTTAAGCCTAAGTGAATACCCACGTTTAAAGCGATTTTATAAAGGCTGCACCGAAACTTACGTGTGAGGATCCTGATCCATGCGCGTAATTCAAGGTTATATGAGCCTAAGGACAGGGTTAGGTTAATGAACCTCTTAAGGAATTTAGGCCTAGGCATAATTAATGTTAGGGTGGCTTCAAGTCACGTTGAAATTGATGTAAATTCTGACGACTTGGATAAGCTAGCCTTAATAGTAAGTGAGGCTGTTGGACCAGTCTTAAGTATAGTTAACTTAAGTAATGAGAATAAGCCCAATGACCCATTTAGGGCCTTCGTGTTTTTATTCAATGAAGAGAGGTTTTGGGAAGCCCATGAGGTTCTCGAACCAACCTGGAGGGTAAGTAGGGATGTTAATGTTCAAGGATTAATAGTTGCTGCCGCATCCTTCGTAAAGATTCAGGAGAATTACGTTGAGTCTTTCCTTAAGTTAGCTAAGAGAGCCTTAGGCATGATAACAGTTAACCGAATTGACTGCATCGATACCTTAAAATTCAAGGAGGAGTTAAGGGCATCATTAAGCACCCTTAAGCCCTTTAAGGCTAGGTGCATTGCTTAAAGACTTAAATACGCAGGCAAGTCCACTCAACGTGGCCATTTACAGGAAGACTCATTGGACCAGTGAGGTTAAACCTGAACTGGATGGTAAGGAGGTTACCTTATCCGGCTGGGTTTGGGAAATTAGGGATGTGGGTAGGATAAAGTTCATAATGCTGAGGGATAGGGAAGGTGTTGTTCAGGTCACGGTTAAGCGTTCATCAGTTAATGATGAAACTTGGGATACCGTTTCTAAGCTTTCTAAAGAGGACGTAGTAAGCGTTAGGGGCATTGTTAGGGCAAGTAAAGTGGCTAAGACCGGCGTGGAAGTTGAGCCTATTGAAGTTAAGCTACTTAATAAAGCTAATCCGCTTCCAATAGATATTTGGGGTAATGTTGATGAGACTATGCTTGACCTAAGGCTAAGGTATAGGACAGTTGACCTTAAACGCAGAAGTAATGTAGTACTCTTCAAGGCTTTGAGTGAAGTTGTTAGGGCAATGCGCGCAACCCTCTACAGTCACGGCTTCATAGAGGTCTTCACACCCAAGATAATAGCAACAAGTACTGAGGGTGGTGCGGAATTGTTCCCTGTCCAGTATTTTGAGCGGACAGCCTACCTGGCTCAAAGCCCCCAGTTGTATAAGGAGGAGTTAACCGCCAGCCTAGAGAGGGTTTTTGAAATTGGACCAGCCTATAGGGCTGAGAAACATGACACCACCTACCACGTTAACGAGTTCATCTCAGTTGATGCTGAGGCGGCATTCATGAATTACAGGGATGTTATGGGCATCCTTGAGGATGTTGTTGTGGAGTCTTATAGGGCTACAGTAGGCCTACTGGGTCAAATTGGCCGTGAGGTGAAGGTTCCATCTAAGCCCTTTAAGGTGATTACCTA is drawn from Caldivirga sp. and contains these coding sequences:
- a CDS encoding MFS transporter, encoding MSTWVRETSIARRVYVGSLVGWIMDAFDLSMMFLLVPVMADVFFPAKYGLAIVGTWSIYTTTFVFRPIGGVIFGRLGDRIGRRNTMVITLTGLGLIVFATGFLPTYDQVGVLAPVLLFIFRIITGTFAGGEYGNSAAILVESVDRERRGAWGAFLQSGYPIGYTLAALIYLSLHYIIPSSSFTQIGWRWMFWIGLIPAIVGLIVRLSMPESAMWERVSKERGINKAPFTTILRNPAYRLGALTGVLAMTGIAWVYGLTLGFYPTVLSYHNFLKFPYFLYVVIVSILISLLGYLTSGFISDMIGRRLTMIIFSVAAVIASIPVTYLILTHAYGFYGTMALASLIAFLTTGVYGVIPAYLSEKFSTDVRSTGVGFSFNGGFIVGNWSTALLLLISTISNPSFYLYWGIFIIIGELMIFASALLSKETKGIELT
- the rpiA gene encoding ribose 5-phosphate isomerase A gives rise to the protein MDPKLAAAKAALKYVESGYVVGVGSGSTALVFLNELAEAIKGGLISNVRLVATSTETEYEIVRLGLGELLRYPWQVNGITVAVDGADEVDEGKNLVKGGGGALTREKIIDYWADEFIVIVDESKLVDKVPSRHPIPIEVVPYAWPMVKAKLEKEYGGSAELRYSSSKRGPVVTDNCNYVIDYRPSLRIEPSEGERIIKGIPGVVEVGLFNGLKVSRVIVGKSDGSVYEFK
- a CDS encoding UbiX family flavin prenyltransferase → MRRVVVAVTGASGVIYGLRLLEHLRRVNDVEVHLVVSKSASKVLQHELGLGVGDLVKLAHRAYDDGELDAPIASGSFNFQAMAIAPCSMKTLAAIAHGYASNLITRAADVALKERRRLILLIREAPYSLIHIRNMELVTQAGAIVMPASPPFYGKPRTIDDLVNAVVGRVIALMGIENNLYPIWGG
- a CDS encoding phosphoribosyltransferase, translated to MVEFKYLSWDDVMDLTIKVSESIVKDNYKPNIVVGVARGGVVIAKIIEDILGIGNMTSIEVKLYRGINDRGEEARIAQPLPVSVKGLRILLVDDVSDTGTTLSVAYNYLKEQGAIEIRTATLMIKPWTRFRPNYYAGEATAWIIFPWEIGETIRELGSRFDAALGEARNNSIVTRIRNLVHNTPTNTK
- a CDS encoding DUF309 domain-containing protein, with the protein product MRILIHARNSRLYEPKDRVRLMNLLRNLGLGIINVRVASSHVEIDVNSDDLDKLALIVSEAVGPVLSIVNLSNENKPNDPFRAFVFLFNEERFWEAHEVLEPTWRVSRDVNVQGLIVAAASFVKIQENYVESFLKLAKRALGMITVNRIDCIDTLKFKEELRASLSTLKPFKARCIA
- the aspS gene encoding aspartate--tRNA(Asn) ligase, with protein sequence MAIYRKTHWTSEVKPELDGKEVTLSGWVWEIRDVGRIKFIMLRDREGVVQVTVKRSSVNDETWDTVSKLSKEDVVSVRGIVRASKVAKTGVEVEPIEVKLLNKANPLPIDIWGNVDETMLDLRLRYRTVDLKRRSNVVLFKALSEVVRAMRATLYSHGFIEVFTPKIIATSTEGGAELFPVQYFERTAYLAQSPQLYKEELTASLERVFEIGPAYRAEKHDTTYHVNEFISVDAEAAFMNYRDVMGILEDVVVESYRATVGLLGQIGREVKVPSKPFKVITYDDALSMLDKEGIKVKWGDDVPKEGLEALSKLIGEPFFIIHFPTMLRAFYTKPIEGDESRSESFDLVIDGMEVTSGSTRIHDKKELENAMKARGLNPDNFSTHLEIYGWGMPPHAGWGLGLYRLMMVMAGVRNIREVILFPRDRYRLSP